From Malus sylvestris chromosome 1, drMalSylv7.2, whole genome shotgun sequence:
TTACGTAAACATTGTAAactgtatttatttttattaataatatatcatttagtttgtaaatttaatctataaatttaatctctttAATATTATTCATATAAAAATCACAAGGCTGGATATAGTACTTGGGATTTTGCTTAGAATTGCTGATCGAAATCGCAAATGGAGAACACTAGGGTTTGCGTTACTGGAGGCTCAAGCTACCTCGGCTCTTCACTTATCAAAGGGCTCTTAGAGAAAGGATACACCGTCCATGCAACCCTAAGAAATCtgggttctctctctctctctctctctcacacacacacgcacaaaaCTTGCTTAATTAATATTGTGGATAAATATTTTTGCAGGTGATCCATTTAAAGTGGGACTTCTCAAGGGTCTTCCTACTCCTGGTGCAGACAGCAGACTGAAATTGTTTGAAGCAGATATATATAATCCTGATGAGTTTGAGACAGCAATTCAAGGGTGCAACTATATTTTTCACTTGGCCACCCCTTTGCAGCACGAGCCCAAGGATACTCaggtttgttctttttttttggaaaactactCAGGTTAGCTTCCTCATCGTCTTGTCTTATTATTGACTGAAAATATTACaagaatagaaaaagaaaagaaaaaggggagATCTAGATCTGAAATGGTTTGAAAGAATTGTTAATTATTTATTCTTTCTACTCATCTGATCGagaaagtaattttttttttgtgtgttgcgAAAAGTTTCTAGTTTTTGTCCTGTGCCTTCCTcactagaaaatattattatatgtGTGACAGTAAtgttttctgttaattttttttttgcttaaatGTTTTCTGTTAATTATATTAACAAGATGTTAACCCCTCGATAATGCGAGAAAATACACTCtcttaagggctggtttggtattgttgtgttgtaagaataagcagctgtgaaataaagcagcagactgtatggtaaacttttttgtaaaagtgtttttgaaaaaaaaaaaagtattatagtatttttttgtaaaacagatgtgaaaaaagtcggtttttcaaagttgggttttgcaactttgtgtttttggttttttttcatccaaaactgtgaaaaaagttgaagctgaatgtttaccaaacacaaaaaactcctaggttttttttatatccattttttttagaatcacctcagtaccaaatcaGGACTAAGTAACTGAAAATAACGTCAATCTAAACAAATACCAGCGGCTTTTTGATTAAATCCAACTGTTGCAAACATTAGAGTTTAATAAGTTTCCTAAGCACACTTCCAACCTCCAAAGAAAATGTCAATTTATGACAGTTAAGTTGCAATTCATGACTTATGTGATAATCTGAAGTCTTATGTCAAATTTTGTACTTCCCCAAACGaattatcaaatatatatattttttattaatatagaGGTTTAAATGAttgtatttattaaaaaaactgTTAGAAACAAAAATTTTATTGGTTAAAATGTTAGTAGAATAAGGAACTCACcattaaaactaattaaaaataaattggaCGTTGATGTCAAATCTGACTCTTAATCATAAAGGTTTCAAAACTGGTCAACAAATAATACTTCGGTTAGAATGATTTTTTATGTCAAACATGCACCAATGACATCTCTACTTAAGACTTGACATCTccttggagatgctctaatgcCACACTTGTTTACTACTGGACTAGTTCAAAGACACTTCTGAAGCTGCAGTTTCGGGAATTAAGAGCATAGTGAGGTCTTGTATCAAATCAGGCACCGTAAAGCGGCTCATTTACACAGCCTCTGTGGTGGCCGCTTCACCAATCAAAGACTCTGGAAATGGCTTCAAACAGTTCATGGATGAGTCCTGTTGGACACCCCTCAATCTTTCATTTGCCTTTGCCAATAAAGTATTGATTGTAAGTATATCAAATTTATTTCaattaagaaacaaaatttataaTTATTGTGTAAGAAAGTTGTTCTATTGTCAAGttgcttttgaagaaatatCAACCACTGATGGTAAGAGTGGGAAATAAGTGCCCACGTGCGACTAACTCTAGCATATTTCTTCCTTAAGAATGGAATCATCTATTATTTGTTAGTACTTtgctttttttaaaagaaaaggaaagaaaaaaaacgaaaGAGTGGTTAATATGTGTTTGTAGGACTATACACACTCAAAGAGCCTTTCAGAGAAAGAAGTGTTGAAGCACACTAGTGGTGACCTTGAAGTAGTCAGCATTGCCTGTGGCCTTGTGGGAGGGGACACACTTCTCACTGCTATGCCTGAGAGCATGGGAGTGCTCATTTCACAAATCACAAAAGATAGTAGGAGATACCGAACCCTGAGATTTTTGGAGGAATTGCTTGGTAAAGTTCCAATTGTGCACATTGAAGATGTTTGTGAGGCACACATATTATGCATGGAGAAGCCTTCCATCAATGGCAGATTTCTATGTGTTAGTGCATATTTGTCTTCAGCAGAAATAGCATCTCACTGGGAAAAAAACTACCCAGGTCTCAGAATAGCTGAAGAGTAAGTTCTAACTTGCTACACAAGCTATTAAGAAAATTTTACAGTATTGTTGTTCTAGCATTCTAAAAAATTTATCATGCACTATTCAAATTGTAATTCCTCATTTGTATTTTTACCAAGGCGCATGATATCGCTTTTAGAGCACTAATAACAACTTCTAAAATCTACAATGGTTCCTAACAATACACATTATCCTTGTTTCAGGTTTGTGGAAGATTCGGGGAGAGACATTGGCTGGGGTTCCACAAAGCTGAAGAAAATTGGATTTGAGTACAAATTTGATGCCAAGGTGATATTAGATGACACTCTAAAGTGGGCCCAAAAGATGGGTTTCAGCCAAAATACTGTTGTACCCAAGTAATGACCAATGACAAATAAATAACTTGCCTCTGATCAGTGATCAGTCAATTGCAGCAGTTAAGAAGTTCGAAGTTCGATAATATTTACAGATTTGGTTACAATACTTAAATGTATTTAATATAATCTTTATCTCgaatgcaattttatttttcaaaatcagCACTATTCCTCTTGGGACCAAAGAATTTACAAATCAATGAGACTAGAagtggaaagaagaaaaagaaaggcaaaGAGACACACAGAAATGCTACCTCACACGTTACTTCTACCTAGGCAGAGGAAAGCTCTCTTCACAAACCTCATCTTCCCCTCTGCAATTTTTTCTGgggtatttttctttctcaagTGGAGAGGGAAAAAGTTAACATCTTAAACCAAACAATCTGGGGgaaattcaaaatcatcaattGAGAAATCAAAATCCCCAATTGGTGAATTGGTGACTGAAGTTGGAGCTGAGATTATCTCAGTGAGATCAGATTCTGAAGTCTGCACATCATGCGCTAGTCCGAAACTGCTCATATGGCACGGTGACACCGCCAAGTAGTCCGACTCAAATGTTGCTGGTGGAGATTCAAATATTGGAGCATAGCTATCGACCAAATTGTTCTCCATCATCGTTGAGCAGAAAATATGTTCCCCAACCATTTCGGATTCAATCGGAGTGGAAGGGAAGGAGAATGGTGAAAATATATCTTTCTCTCTAGCGTCCAAATATTCAGTTTTAACTCTAAGCCCTGCTCTTCCAAAACTAAATGACATCTCTGGTGAAAATTGTTTCGCTTTTTTGACTTCTAGGGTTGTATTTTCGTTGCCTTTTAAGCCTTCTTTAACCCTAGCCAACTGAGAGGCTTTGTTACAAGTATGGACTCCCCTGTAGGTTAGCACGAAGGTTGTTGGATCTGCATCTGATTTCTGAACTTGCTTGGTAGCTACGCAACCCTGTGTTCCACGATGTGTGCATCTGTAGTAGCCTCtgcaatgcaagaaaacaaaaaccctctttataaattaatttattcTCTCGGTAAATGTTACATGTACTGTAGATTTTCATTGAAAGTGATATGTTAGATGGCATTTTCTTGATtaaatatcaacgatccaaatttGGGCCAAAGTACAAACAGCTGTTCTGTGGTCCGTACATGATTTTGGTAATATATACGTTGTTGCAGGTAAGTTTTAGGCCGTCCATagattgggttttggacttggatcAGTGATCAGGCCAAGACACATTTAAGCTAAAAGGAGCTATACTGCTAAATGCTTAAGAATTTTCAAACTTATAGGCAAAAAACAGAACCAGTACTTAATACATACCACCTTGCAAAAAAATTTGAAGGACGCTTTTAGCAGCCACATATATTCACATTTGGATAAGTTCTAACTTCAAAGTACCTTTACTTCCTTTATGCAATTGTAGAAATAAAaatgccaaaagaaaaaaaatttatcatcTTCTATAATTAGTGGATATAATTCCTTAagcgaaaaagaagaaaaagaaaaggtgtTTGATGTCAAGGAATTTTCATGTCCTGCATATGTTTCCGGACACACATGAGCAGCCTGATGACTGAGTGATGACATAAAGCAAAAGGTATTTCCCTCTGAACAAATAGATACTTGACTGAAGGAAATCCAGCCACATCatgcttttggttttttttttttattcttgttaTCTTCTTCAATTAGAGCAGTATAACCGTGTTTTTTACACTTAAGTTTAAATTTAAGTCCTCATAGATTAGATTAAATTAGAACATCGCTCAAATAAAGAACTAGTAATTCACACTTCAAAAAGTAAAAGTTCTCACCTTGGATGATTAGCTCCAAGGATATTCTTTTGGCCATATTTTCTCCAACTATAGCCATCATCAAGACCACCATCTAACCCTGTTCCAGAGGAAACCTTCACTTCCTCAGTCCAGCTGGGCATTGTTTTCCTGCAGCACAAAAAAATCCCAACAATTTGATCAATATCTAATTTCAACAATCGAATTGAactgataaaaaaaaactgccCCTTTAACGAAATTAAACCAGATAAAAAAATTACGTCTTCTTGAAGACATTTTTGCGCTTGCAATCCTGGTCAGAGATCTCACTCAATGGGCTACTATTGCCAAATGAAGTTGGTGATTCCAACATAGTTTCACGAGCTGTGATGTGTTTGGATTCTCCATCAGATCCATCCCCACTCCCTGTGAGCAGTGAGAGTGCCTTCTCATATGAAAACAGTATCTTTGAAATCAGAAAATCTCTTGTTTCTTCTGAGGAAGAATGGTGGAGGTGGCTCATGAGCTGCTCAGCCAGCTCCTTCCCTTGCGTTAGCTCACTGGTTAGACTCTCCTGCTCCCGCTCCATGCTctttctcttctccatttgcaaAAATGtgaaaccaaaaaaacaaaagtaataATGCTTGAAGCACTAGAAACACCAAGGCTACCGAATGAGATTGATGGGTAGTTTGCTTAAGtagatagagagggagagagggagagagggagagagagagctgtgaTGTGATATTATTGAGAGAAGGGAAATGTTGTGTGTGAATTTCCTAGTGAAAGTGTGAGGAAGAAGGGGTGGATATAAGGGGATgagaaaagagaaggaaaagagACAGATTTGACTGAAGAAAACtaaattaatttgattttcttttgcctTAAGCAAATAAGACTAGttttctggttataatcaattTGTTGGGGGTAGTGATGGCGAAATAGTAGAGTTTTGAAAAGAAATGTGTATGAAAAGTCCTCCTGACCAATTCAACCCCAAAGAAATTCCTTTAGActcacattctctctctcttaaaaCTATAGTCGTGACAAGTGAGAAGCAACGCGCAAGAAGGTTTGAAGATTCTTGGTCCTATCCTCTAAGGTTTAATTCAACACGCCCCTTTTTTGCACCTAACGTGGGCAATTGTTATTGGGTGATATTAGACAAAATATTGCTCCAAGAGAATCCATAAATGGCTCTTTAAACTAACATTGTGAATAGTCGCTCTCTAAACTTACAGAGAAGAAGATAGATTTTCACAGTTGCAAACTATTAGAgaattattaaaaatttaaaactctctaactattcaattatttatCTCCTCTTAAAACTCTCTCTTAAAGaactaataaaatattaaatatttattaaaatacaGAATGTTGTTGGAGATGTTAATTTAAATTAACTAGCTAATTTAGAGAAACTCTTGGAGATGCTAAGGGGTCATATGGATAAGCTGTTTAACGAATGTGAGCATTTAACCCAAGACTAATTGTCACTATAAGTAGAAATGTCCATTGTCTTTTAAGAAAATACGGTTTAACTTTTTGAATATTGTTATTGACGTTCCAAAACATCCTACACTGCTTTATTATAAAGCACAAACAAGCAAATTCATCAAAGAATGCATAACAATTTTTtgagagtgctaataacaactAATGTGATTGGAAACACCATTGGATAGAAACATATAATCCACTTTGGTTCTtcgtttttttataaaagtctCCAATTATAATGCCTTGGTGTTTGTTGATTGATTGGCATAATTACTTATGGCGTTTTCATCAGGtatatgtctatatatatatttcaaaatGGTGACTAAGGTGCTAATAAGCTAGCTTGGTCAGATGAATTTTATTTGCGCTTAAACAACTTCTATCATTCAATGTAGAATGCTCtcaacatatatatttattatttggaGTTACGCTCTCAACATTGTAAATACTTGACTTGCCAATagttttcattcatttgaggggaaagaaaaaaaaaactaaaaatgacgTATAGTGCTAACGTAGTGTGAAAAGCTTTTGCTTTAGTTGATGTGTTGATAAATATAAAACCCATGTTTGCTTGAAGCTTTATTTTCTAATACTCCTACATATTAAATGAATATTACACATATAATATCTTATCATCTTCAACCCTTCAACTAGCTAGTTCCACGATGtatattgtaatatatattataaatatcatatgattttttttttttttttttttgtaaaattggCCGCAAAGTTCGTCCCACTCCAGCATTGCTAGCATGGGAAGAGACTTTGTGGAGAATTTAttgataaacaaaaaaaatacaatatgtTAGGCGGGACATGAGGCCAAACCCAGACCAATAAAGAATTCataacaacaattcaaaacctctTTCAGCAAAACCTATAACAAGGAAGCTTAAAaatgttgtgagaataagcagctgcaGCACAAGGAGGGCATGAATCTCACCAATGGACACCAGGGTGATCAACACCATAATTGGCCAACCAATCAGTAAC
This genomic window contains:
- the LOC126614319 gene encoding probable WRKY transcription factor 46 translates to MEKRKSMEREQESLTSELTQGKELAEQLMSHLHHSSSEETRDFLISKILFSYEKALSLLTGSGDGSDGESKHITARETMLESPTSFGNSSPLSEISDQDCKRKNVFKKTKTMPSWTEEVKVSSGTGLDGGLDDGYSWRKYGQKNILGANHPRGYYRCTHRGTQGCVATKQVQKSDADPTTFVLTYRGVHTCNKASQLARVKEGLKGNENTTLEVKKAKQFSPEMSFSFGRAGLRVKTEYLDAREKDIFSPFSFPSTPIESEMVGEHIFCSTMMENNLVDSYAPIFESPPATFESDYLAVSPCHMSSFGLAHDVQTSESDLTEIISAPTSVTNSPIGDFDFSIDDFEFPPDCLV
- the LOC126614446 gene encoding putative anthocyanidin reductase, whose translation is MENTRVCVTGGSSYLGSSLIKGLLEKGYTVHATLRNLGDPFKVGLLKGLPTPGADSRLKLFEADIYNPDEFETAIQGCNYIFHLATPLQHEPKDTQFKDTSEAAVSGIKSIVRSCIKSGTVKRLIYTASVVAASPIKDSGNGFKQFMDESCWTPLNLSFAFANKVLIDYTHSKSLSEKEVLKHTSGDLEVVSIACGLVGGDTLLTAMPESMGVLISQITKDSRRYRTLRFLEELLGKVPIVHIEDVCEAHILCMEKPSINGRFLCVSAYLSSAEIASHWEKNYPGLRIAEEFVEDSGRDIGWGSTKLKKIGFEYKFDAKVILDDTLKWAQKMGFSQNTVVPK